The Salvelinus fontinalis isolate EN_2023a chromosome 9, ASM2944872v1, whole genome shotgun sequence genome has a window encoding:
- the LOC129862239 gene encoding dnaJ homolog subfamily A member 2-like codes for MANVVDTKLYDILGVSPSASENDLKKAYRKLAKEFHPDKNPDAGDKFKEISFAYEVLTNPEKKELYDRYGEQGLREGGGGGAGMDDIFSHIFGGGLFGFMGGQGRGGGGRNGGRRRGEDMVHPLKVSLEDLYNGKTTKLQLSKNVLCASCNGAGGKAGAVQKCVACRGRGMRIMIRQLAPGMVQQMQSVCTDCNGEGEVISEKDRCKKCEGRKVNKETKLLEVHVDKGMRHGQKISFTGEADQAPGTEPGDILLVLQEKEHEEFRRDGHDLHMTQRIGLVEALCGFQLAVTHLDGRQLAVKYPPGKVIDPGCIRVVKGEGMPQYRNPFEKGDLFIKFDVQFPDNNWISPEKLTELEDLLPARADGPVISSEAEEVDLQDCEVRGQGSAGARREAYNDSSDEEGGPHGPGVQCAHQ; via the exons GCATACCGCAAATTGGCCAAAGAATTTCACCCTGATAAGAACCCAGATGCCGGGGACAAG TTTAAGGAGATAAGTTTTGCGTATGAGGTGCTGACCAATCCAGAAAAGAAGGAGCTATATGACCGCTATGGAGAGCAGGGGCTGCgggagggaggtggtggaggggctgGCATGGATGACATCTTCTCCCACATCTTTGGAGGGGGGCTGTTTGGCTTCATGGGGGGGCAGGGACGCGGAGGGGGAGGACGCAACGGAGGGCGCAGGAGAGGCGAGGACATGGTGCATCCCCTCAA AGTTTCACTGGAAGACCTCTACAATGGTAAAACAACCAAACTACAACTCAGCAAGAATGTCCTGTGTGCTTCCTGCAATGG TGCCGGGGGTAAGGCGGGGGCGGTGCAGAAGTGCGTGGCCTGCAGAGGGAGAGGCATGAGGATCATGATCAGACAGCTGGCTCCTGGCATGGTCCAACAGATGCAGTCAGTCTGCACAGACTGCAACGGAGAGG GGGAGGTGATCAGTGAGAAGGACCGCTGTAAGAAGTGTGAGGGTCGTAAGGTGAACAAGGAGACCAAGCTGTTGGAGGTCCATGTTGATAAAGGCATGAGGCATGGCCAGAAAATAAGCTTCACTGGAGAGGCTGACCAAGCCCCAGGCACTGAGCCTGGAGACATCCTACTGGTCCTACAGGAGAAGGAGCatgag GAGTTCCGTCGTGATGGCCATGACCTCCACATGACCCAGCGTATTGGCCTGGTGGAAGCGCTGTGTGGCTTTCAGTTGGCGGTCACACACCTCGACGGACGCCAGCTCGCCGTCAAATATCCCCCTGGCAAGGTCATAGACCCAG GTTGTATCCGGGTGGTGAAGGGAGAGGGTATGCCTCAGTACAGGAACCCATTTGAGAAGGGAGATCTGTTCATCAAGTTTGATGTCCAGTTCCCTGACAACAACTGGATCAGCCCTGAGAAACTCACC GAGTTGGAGGACCTGCTGCCTGCGCGTGCAGATGGACCAGTCATCTCGTCGGAGGCAGAGGAAGTTGACCTCCAGGActgtgaggtcagaggtcaggggtcagcggGGGCCAGAAGGGAGGCCTACAATGATAGCTCTGATGAGGAGGGGGGGCCGCACGGCCCAGGGGTACAGTGTGCCCACCAGTAG